The nucleotide sequence GCCTGACCGATTCTTCCAAAACCGATAATACCCAGGGTCTTTCCCCGTAGCTCCATTCCGGCAGCGTAGGATTTCTTCAATTGCTTGAACTTGCTATCACCTTCAAGCGGCATATTCCTATTGGCATCGTGCAAATACCTGACTCCCCCAAAAAGATGGGCGAACACAAGTTCGGCCACGGATGAAGATGAAGCCGAAGGGGTATTGATAACATGAAGCCCCTTGCCCTTGGCGTATTCCACATCAATATTGTCCATTCCGACCCCGCCTCTTCCTATAAGTTTTAGGCTAGGGCAGTTGTCGATAAGGTCTTTACGCACCTGTGTGGCACTGCGCACCAACAGACCGTTTATTTGATTATCGTTAATGAAATTCTGTAATTGTTCTTGGGCCACCCTAGTGGTCAGTACTTCAAAACCAGAATCTTCAAGTACTTTGATGCCCGCTTGGGCCATTCCGTCATTTGCAAGTATTTTCATCTGATTCAAATATTGGTTTGTATTGAAATAAAAAGGCCGTCCGTCGGCAAGGCATGTACCAACGGTCGTCCTTTTTTATGATCTTAATTTTATAGGGAACAGGCTGTTATCCTTTTCTTTCCATTTCGCTCATCACATCTACCAAAACCCCTACACTTTCTAGGGAAAGGGCATTGTACATAGAGGCGCGATATCCACCTACGGATCGGTGACCGTTGATTCCGTTGATTCCGGCTTCCTTCCAAAGGGCATCGAAGGTTTCTTTTAGCCTATCATCGGCCAGGTTAAAGGTAGCATTCATGTTCGAACGGTCTTCTTTCTTGGCAAAACCTTGAAATACAGGATTCAGATCAATTTCAGAATAAAGCAATTGCGCCTTCTTCTCATTGATTTCCTCAATCGCCGCAATACCGCCCAAGTCTTTGAGCCACTCTAATGTCAACATGGAGGTATAAACCGCAAATACCGGAGGGGTATTGAACATACTATCTTTGGAAATATGCACTTGGTAGTCGAGCATACTTGGGATTTTTCTTGAGACCTTCCCTAGAATATCATCTTTTACCACGACCAAGGTTGTACCGGCGGGGCCCATATTTTTTTGTGCTCCGGCGTAAATCAGGTCAAATTGGGTGAAATCAAGTTGTCGCGAAAAGATATCGGAACTCATATCGCAAACCAAAGGCACATTTGTCTTTGGAAATTTCTTGATCTGCGTACCGAAAATAGTATTGTTCGAAGTTAAATGAAGATAGTCTAAACCTTCGGGTATGGCATAGCCTTTCGGGATATAGTTAAAGTTCTCGTCTTTTGATGATCCAACTTCCATAATATCCCCGAACATTTTAGCCTCTTTAATGGCCTTTTCGCTCCAGGTACCGGTATTTAAATACCCTGCCTTGTTTTCAAGAAGGTTATAGGCCGTCATAAGAAACTGCATACTTGCCCCACCTTGAAGAAAAAGTGCTGAATATCCTTTGCCTTCCAAGCCCAAAAGCTCTAGGGCAAGACTACGTGCCTTTTCCATGACTTCAACGAAGTCTTTGCTTCTATGGGAAATTTCTATAAGCGAAAGT is from Zobellia galactanivorans and encodes:
- a CDS encoding D-2-hydroxyacid dehydrogenase, with the protein product MKILANDGMAQAGIKVLEDSGFEVLTTRVAQEQLQNFINDNQINGLLVRSATQVRKDLIDNCPSLKLIGRGGVGMDNIDVEYAKGKGLHVINTPSASSSSVAELVFAHLFGGVRYLHDANRNMPLEGDSKFKQLKKSYAAGMELRGKTLGIIGFGRIGQATAKIALGVGMKVIYHDPFLEKASIELPFFDGRSLTFDFESQTKDELVSTADFITLHVPAQKSYVLGKKEFEQMKPGVGIVNAARGGVLDEVALVDALENGNVSFAGLDVYESEPSPEIRILMHPNISLTPHIGAATGEAQNRISTELAEQIITLLK
- the serC gene encoding 3-phosphoserine/phosphohydroxythreonine transaminase, giving the protein MKKHNFSAGPCVLPQEVFLKASEAIMDFNESGLSLIEISHRSKDFVEVMEKARSLALELLGLEGKGYSALFLQGGASMQFLMTAYNLLENKAGYLNTGTWSEKAIKEAKMFGDIMEVGSSKDENFNYIPKGYAIPEGLDYLHLTSNNTIFGTQIKKFPKTNVPLVCDMSSDIFSRQLDFTQFDLIYAGAQKNMGPAGTTLVVVKDDILGKVSRKIPSMLDYQVHISKDSMFNTPPVFAVYTSMLTLEWLKDLGGIAAIEEINEKKAQLLYSEIDLNPVFQGFAKKEDRSNMNATFNLADDRLKETFDALWKEAGINGINGHRSVGGYRASMYNALSLESVGVLVDVMSEMERKG